A section of the Rossellomorea marisflavi genome encodes:
- a CDS encoding NADP-dependent oxidoreductase encodes MKAIVINQYGSKDVLEEKEVEKPAIGDDQVLVENHATSINPIDWKLREGYLKQMLDFEFPIILGWDVAGTISEIGQNVSGYSVGDRVFARPETTNQGTYAEFVPVDAHLLAPMPDSMTYEEAAAIPLAGLTAWQCLVDFGEIKKGDNVLIHAGAGGVGSYAIQIAKSFGAYVATTASGKNEQFVRSLGADEFINYREQDFSELLSGYDLVVDTMGGKVQEDSFKVLKKGGKLVSIADQPSEDYATDFTTKFLWLEPNGEQLKKLADLFEKGELKPVIGETFDLSEQGLKDAHALSETHHAKGKIIIKVK; translated from the coding sequence GTGAAAGCCATAGTGATCAATCAATATGGAAGCAAAGATGTTTTGGAAGAAAAGGAAGTAGAGAAGCCGGCAATCGGTGATGATCAGGTGCTGGTGGAGAACCATGCGACGTCAATCAATCCCATCGACTGGAAGCTGAGAGAAGGATACTTGAAGCAAATGCTTGACTTTGAATTCCCGATTATTCTGGGCTGGGATGTCGCCGGTACCATTTCTGAAATCGGTCAGAACGTCAGCGGCTATTCCGTAGGGGACCGGGTATTCGCGCGTCCGGAAACGACGAATCAGGGGACTTACGCGGAGTTTGTTCCAGTGGATGCCCATCTGCTGGCACCTATGCCTGATTCCATGACCTATGAAGAAGCCGCGGCGATCCCCCTCGCCGGACTGACAGCCTGGCAGTGCCTGGTGGATTTCGGTGAGATCAAGAAAGGCGACAACGTATTGATCCATGCCGGAGCAGGGGGTGTAGGGAGCTACGCTATTCAAATCGCAAAGAGCTTCGGGGCATATGTTGCCACAACTGCAAGCGGGAAAAACGAGCAGTTCGTCCGTTCCTTGGGGGCAGATGAATTCATCAACTACCGGGAACAGGATTTTAGCGAGCTCTTATCGGGCTATGACCTTGTCGTCGATACGATGGGAGGGAAAGTTCAGGAAGACAGCTTCAAAGTGCTGAAAAAGGGAGGCAAGCTCGTTTCGATTGCCGATCAGCCATCCGAAGACTACGCCACTGACTTCACAACAAAATTCCTTTGGCTCGAGCCGAACGGGGAACAGCTGAAGAAGCTGGCGGATCTGTTTGAAAAAGGCGAGCTGAAGCCGGTCATCGGGGAGACCTTCGACCTTAGTGAACAAGGTTTGAAGGATGCCCATGCCCTCAGTGAAACCCACCATGCAAAAGGGAAGATCATCATCAAGGTGAAGTAG
- a CDS encoding helix-turn-helix transcriptional regulator — MEHKKRTWLGRMRKVKGLSQDEVAKLVHIDRSYYSKIENGLRAPSEKLAEDLADLLGFHYSVFGMEKSPFFFALRHSKVVLAHFDLNLRYTWLFNPHADFDPVLAVGRTDVEMDKGSGSEELMQMKQEVISRRQTMSKKIVFTLSDGDAAYDVTCHPLFNARGVLIGGSTAAIRVPVCELPKVHS, encoded by the coding sequence ATGGAGCACAAAAAGAGAACTTGGCTTGGCAGGATGCGGAAGGTTAAGGGCTTAAGCCAGGATGAAGTCGCCAAACTCGTACATATTGACAGATCTTACTATTCGAAGATCGAGAATGGCTTGAGAGCTCCTAGTGAAAAGCTGGCAGAAGACCTCGCTGACCTGCTTGGTTTCCACTATTCTGTATTCGGTATGGAAAAGAGTCCGTTCTTTTTTGCTTTGCGGCATTCGAAGGTGGTATTGGCCCACTTTGACCTGAATCTTCGCTATACATGGCTTTTTAATCCCCACGCAGATTTTGATCCTGTTCTTGCTGTCGGGAGGACGGATGTGGAGATGGATAAAGGCAGCGGTTCCGAGGAGCTCATGCAAATGAAGCAGGAAGTAATCAGCCGTCGCCAGACCATGAGCAAGAAGATCGTGTTTACCCTTTCCGACGGCGACGCAGCCTATGATGTAACCTGTCACCCACTGTTCAACGCCAGGGGCGTCCTGATAGGAGGAAGCACGGCAGCCATTCGGGTACCGGTGTGTGAATTACCAAAGGTTCATTCATGA
- a CDS encoding beta-carotene 15,15'-monooxygenase, translating into MSKWALMLVAVILPSNILLYHSSVQLYLDIHIGKEVVFGSLLDLVVVLPALMYAAFRLSKKQLAGFVVFGLVLARSILPEAHFAQYTILLYAGLAVEVIVVMGELALIFLLVKRIPDIKGYMRESGNGPLFSLLPAAIENVKDHFIVRLITSEILTIYYGLMSWKRKAPVHGGVVTIHQNTSHTAMNLMLIHAIVLESVGLHWWLHDIQPVLSIVLLILNVYGVILFLAELQIARLHPLEVRDGRIYIGQGLQKRIVFPIENIEHMDWGGKPSEDGILLMYKDFEEVEPQVVIRLKEEAEATLFLGRKVMVREVAIRVDDPNRLKELLA; encoded by the coding sequence TTGTCAAAATGGGCCCTCATGCTCGTGGCCGTCATCTTACCGAGCAATATTCTCCTGTATCACTCTTCAGTACAACTCTACCTAGATATTCATATCGGCAAGGAAGTAGTGTTCGGGAGCCTCCTTGACCTGGTGGTCGTCCTGCCGGCCTTGATGTATGCAGCATTCAGGCTCTCTAAAAAGCAGCTTGCAGGTTTCGTGGTATTCGGTCTCGTCCTCGCAAGATCCATACTCCCAGAAGCACACTTTGCTCAGTACACGATTCTGCTGTATGCCGGACTGGCGGTCGAGGTGATCGTTGTCATGGGAGAACTTGCACTGATTTTCCTCCTGGTGAAAAGGATACCGGACATAAAGGGCTATATGAGGGAGTCTGGAAACGGACCCTTATTTTCACTTCTTCCAGCTGCCATAGAGAATGTAAAGGATCATTTTATCGTCAGGTTGATCACCTCTGAAATCCTCACAATCTACTACGGCCTAATGAGCTGGAAGCGCAAGGCACCCGTCCATGGCGGAGTGGTGACCATCCATCAGAACACCAGCCACACAGCCATGAATCTCATGTTGATCCATGCCATCGTCCTGGAATCAGTGGGGTTGCATTGGTGGCTTCATGATATTCAACCGGTTCTGTCCATAGTGCTTCTCATACTCAATGTATACGGGGTCATCCTGTTCCTTGCTGAGCTTCAGATCGCACGCCTGCATCCCCTTGAAGTGAGGGATGGGAGGATCTATATCGGCCAGGGACTTCAAAAGAGGATTGTCTTTCCGATCGAAAATATTGAACACATGGATTGGGGAGGGAAACCAAGTGAAGACGGAATCCTCCTGATGTATAAAGATTTTGAAGAAGTGGAGCCCCAGGTTGTCATCCGATTGAAGGAGGAAGCGGAAGCCACCCTCTTCTTGGGTCGGAAGGTCATGGTGCGTGAAGTGGCCATCAGGGTGGATGATCCTAACCGTCTGAAAGAATTATTGGCGTGA
- a CDS encoding sigma factor-like helix-turn-helix DNA-binding protein, which yields MQPVEKSPPPGGVKEQRDGLLRYCRFLTKNQWDADEIAQESLVRALEHYHQEEWTQALLKRIAYSVWIDITRKRRWETVEAPCYEESYQLSGFECAHLLRSLTPKQTVTFVLKEAFQFRIAEIASILNMSETGIKALLSRARNRLKNLQDDPGVGEPSDIQNQLDAILIRTLRAQDPALLLQFIPTLLARQSTVSGERLHVHSSLNLSNAA from the coding sequence ATGCAACCTGTTGAAAAGTCGCCTCCCCCAGGGGGTGTGAAGGAGCAAAGGGACGGTCTCCTGCGTTACTGCCGCTTTCTGACGAAAAATCAGTGGGATGCAGACGAGATTGCACAGGAGTCTCTGGTCAGGGCGTTGGAACATTATCATCAAGAGGAGTGGACCCAGGCACTGCTGAAGCGTATCGCTTATTCCGTGTGGATTGATATAACCCGTAAGCGGCGATGGGAAACGGTGGAAGCTCCGTGTTATGAGGAGTCGTATCAGCTGTCCGGCTTTGAATGCGCCCACCTGCTCAGAAGTCTCACACCGAAGCAGACGGTCACCTTTGTCCTGAAAGAAGCCTTTCAGTTCCGGATTGCAGAGATTGCTTCCATACTGAACATGAGTGAAACCGGGATCAAGGCGCTATTGAGTCGAGCAAGGAACAGACTGAAAAATCTACAGGACGATCCTGGCGTGGGGGAGCCGTCCGACATTCAAAACCAACTGGATGCCATCCTGATCCGTACCCTTCGTGCACAGGATCCTGCCCTTCTTCTTCAGTTTATCCCGACGTTGCTTGCCCGTCAGTCGACGGTCAGCGGGGAACGCCTGCATGTCCATTCCTCCCTCAACCTCTCCAACGCAGCATAA
- the clpP gene encoding ATP-dependent Clp endopeptidase proteolytic subunit ClpP, producing MNAIPYVIEQSSTGERSYDIYSRLLKDRIIMVSDEINDAMANSIVAQLLFLAADAPDKDISLYINSPGGSTSAGFAIFDTMEYISPDVRTICTGMAASFGAMLLLAGTKGKRMALPNSEIMIHQPLGGARGQATDLEISAKRIVKLRKHINDIIAVRTGKPLEQVEMDTDRDYFMTAEEALEYGIIDHIIKK from the coding sequence ATGAATGCCATACCGTATGTGATTGAACAATCGAGTACCGGGGAGCGCTCCTACGACATCTACTCGAGGCTGCTGAAGGACCGGATCATCATGGTAAGCGATGAGATCAACGATGCCATGGCCAACAGCATCGTCGCTCAGCTCCTGTTCCTGGCGGCCGATGCCCCCGACAAGGATATCTCCCTATACATCAATAGCCCCGGTGGTTCAACTTCTGCAGGGTTTGCCATATTCGATACGATGGAGTACATTTCCCCGGATGTAAGGACCATTTGTACCGGCATGGCTGCGTCATTCGGTGCCATGCTTCTTCTAGCGGGTACCAAAGGAAAAAGGATGGCCCTGCCGAATAGTGAAATCATGATTCACCAGCCCCTTGGAGGAGCAAGGGGGCAGGCGACGGACCTTGAAATCTCCGCGAAACGGATCGTGAAACTGCGTAAGCACATCAATGACATCATCGCGGTTAGGACCGGCAAGCCCTTGGAACAAGTCGAGATGGATACCGACCGGGACTACTTCATGACGGCAGAGGAAGCACTGGAATATGGGATCATAGATCATATTATCAAAAAATAA
- a CDS encoding DUF4003 family protein has product MIQDQINQYEDIYTTLKKRLRWQASDHQVLMLTSSIYCSNDHPFDVERFMDISEMIKKESGMFSHMKSQLRFSCAALLDVKSENPRLQFERLQSLYDRLIEAGFKKGVYTHLAALAVLGEEEIDPDLPERALTLYKRMAKEHLFLTGHSDYPLAMLLAKKGQENIVDYIETFYDQLNHEGFRKGNDLQTMSHILSLQEEEGPESMITRALRIHDALRSEGIRMKPAFYPHIALLSFVKDADCSRVRSIWDNLNGIKAFKWHKDVNFMMAVNFYVSNQLEDTSLATTSLTTTIETLIQAQQTAMIATMSASAVITSSSSNS; this is encoded by the coding sequence ATGATCCAAGACCAGATCAATCAGTATGAAGACATTTATACCACATTGAAAAAGCGCCTTCGCTGGCAGGCTTCCGATCACCAGGTACTCATGTTGACCTCCTCCATTTATTGTTCGAATGATCATCCTTTCGATGTGGAACGATTCATGGACATAAGCGAGATGATCAAAAAAGAATCCGGTATGTTTTCACACATGAAATCGCAGCTGCGCTTCTCATGCGCTGCCCTTCTCGACGTGAAATCCGAAAATCCCCGCCTGCAATTCGAACGCCTTCAATCCCTTTACGACCGGCTCATTGAGGCAGGATTCAAAAAGGGTGTCTACACTCACCTTGCCGCCCTGGCGGTACTGGGGGAAGAAGAGATCGATCCAGATCTTCCAGAACGCGCGCTTACCCTCTATAAACGGATGGCAAAGGAGCATCTCTTCCTCACCGGTCACAGCGACTATCCCCTCGCCATGCTTCTCGCCAAAAAGGGGCAGGAGAATATCGTGGACTATATCGAGACCTTTTATGATCAATTGAACCACGAAGGCTTCCGCAAGGGGAATGATCTTCAGACGATGAGCCACATCCTTTCCCTTCAGGAGGAGGAAGGACCTGAGTCCATGATTACAAGAGCCCTACGCATACATGATGCCCTCCGCTCGGAAGGAATCCGCATGAAACCCGCTTTTTACCCGCATATCGCCCTCCTGTCATTCGTAAAAGATGCAGACTGCAGTAGGGTCCGATCGATATGGGACAACTTGAACGGCATAAAAGCATTCAAATGGCATAAAGACGTGAATTTCATGATGGCCGTGAACTTCTATGTAAGCAATCAATTAGAGGATACCTCCCTCGCCACGACAAGCTTGACGACGACGATCGAGACGCTGATCCAGGCACAGCAGACCGCCATGATTGCCACCATGTCAGCAAGCGCCGTCATCACAAGCTCGTCGAGCAATTCATGA
- a CDS encoding C45 family autoproteolytic acyltransferase/hydolase, translating into MKQIHSDIIQFRGTHFDFGKFQGEKLKDSLTVRNRENQWKVRKPRFVIDEQEAEAAIKRFAPYVWEEILGLQEALQWPMESVLREFGGYRVPYGKSGCSIMTGHDYLIRNYDYHPKTYEGRYMLFQPSDGGYAMIGPSQRTTGRMDGMNECGLAIGYNFMHRKNPGPGFICCMIGRLLLESCRDVGEAVAMLREIPHRNSFSYVLHDASGMTKIVEASPRGIKVREDNACTNHFEIQVEENRNHLGDSKRRLSILKEHPGLEAREAFRLMNDRDKGVFSDLYGSWAGTIHTSAYFPEEGKAWFVLGGDKEPVEFNFSAWLEGKEIEAERIEGEVDTEIPFLHMDEGADWFKR; encoded by the coding sequence ATGAAGCAGATCCATAGTGATATCATCCAGTTCAGGGGTACACATTTCGACTTCGGGAAGTTTCAGGGAGAGAAGTTGAAGGACTCCCTGACGGTCCGGAACAGGGAGAATCAATGGAAAGTGAGAAAGCCGAGATTCGTGATCGATGAGCAAGAGGCAGAGGCGGCCATCAAACGATTTGCCCCCTATGTGTGGGAGGAGATCCTCGGTCTCCAGGAGGCACTTCAGTGGCCGATGGAATCCGTCCTGAGGGAGTTCGGCGGCTACAGGGTCCCCTATGGTAAATCCGGCTGCTCCATCATGACAGGCCATGACTACCTCATCCGTAACTATGATTATCACCCGAAAACCTATGAGGGACGATATATGCTCTTCCAGCCGTCTGATGGAGGATATGCCATGATCGGTCCGAGCCAGCGTACGACAGGCCGCATGGATGGTATGAATGAGTGCGGGTTGGCCATCGGCTATAACTTTATGCATCGTAAGAATCCGGGACCGGGTTTCATCTGCTGTATGATCGGACGGTTGCTCCTTGAGTCATGCAGGGATGTAGGAGAAGCAGTCGCCATGCTGAGAGAAATCCCTCATCGGAATTCCTTCAGCTATGTTCTCCATGATGCCAGTGGGATGACGAAGATCGTGGAGGCTTCTCCCCGTGGGATCAAGGTAAGAGAAGACAACGCGTGTACGAACCACTTCGAAATCCAGGTAGAGGAGAACAGGAATCATCTTGGAGATTCAAAGCGAAGGCTTTCCATATTGAAAGAGCATCCGGGACTGGAGGCAAGGGAAGCTTTCCGCCTCATGAATGACCGTGATAAAGGGGTGTTCTCTGATCTTTATGGAAGCTGGGCGGGGACCATTCATACGTCCGCCTATTTCCCTGAAGAGGGCAAGGCCTGGTTTGTCCTAGGCGGTGATAAAGAGCCGGTCGAATTCAATTTTTCGGCTTGGCTCGAAGGAAAAGAGATCGAAGCAGAGAGGATCGAAGGGGAAGTAGACACCGAGATTCCATTCCTTCATATGGACGAAGGAGCAGATTGGTTTAAACGATGA
- a CDS encoding NAD-dependent succinate-semialdehyde dehydrogenase: protein MEKYALLINGQQTGQDLDTIKVINPATSDVVATVPNGSTKEAKEAVDAASEAFKSWSKHSAYERSELVRKWHDLIHENREDLARTMTLEQGKPLKEALGEIDYANGYISWFAEEGKRVYGEQIPATQRDKRMFVTKQPVGVVAVITPWNFPAAMITRKVAPALAAGCTVVIKPAELTPLTAFKLAHLAEEAGIPKGVINVVSGDSKTIGEAWTDDTRVRKLTFTGSTPVGKILMKNSADTMKKISLELGGHAPSIVTQDADLDKAVKGVVASKYRNAGQTCVCTNRIYVHESIVDEFTEKYVAEVKKLKVGNGLDEGVDIGPLIDDRAVDKVKKHIEDAVGKGAEIATGGSVKEGLFFEPTVLTGVTDDMLCMTEETFGPLAPITTFKTEEEAVDRANDSIYGLAAYVFTENISRGIAICEQLEYGIVGLNDGGPSAPQAPFGGFKQSGLGREGGHQGMDEYLEVKYISVGL, encoded by the coding sequence ATGGAAAAGTATGCATTATTGATCAATGGTCAACAAACCGGTCAGGATCTCGACACGATCAAAGTTATCAACCCTGCTACATCTGATGTCGTTGCCACCGTTCCGAACGGGAGCACAAAGGAAGCAAAAGAGGCAGTCGATGCTGCTTCTGAGGCGTTTAAAAGCTGGAGTAAACACTCGGCATACGAGCGGAGTGAGCTGGTGCGGAAATGGCATGATCTCATTCATGAAAACCGTGAAGATCTTGCCCGCACGATGACGCTTGAGCAAGGAAAGCCACTTAAAGAGGCACTTGGGGAAATCGACTATGCCAACGGATATATCTCGTGGTTTGCGGAGGAAGGAAAACGAGTTTATGGAGAGCAGATCCCTGCTACTCAGCGCGATAAACGCATGTTCGTGACGAAGCAGCCGGTCGGTGTCGTCGCGGTCATCACGCCGTGGAATTTCCCCGCTGCCATGATCACACGGAAGGTCGCTCCTGCATTAGCGGCAGGTTGCACCGTCGTCATCAAACCGGCTGAGCTCACGCCGCTGACAGCTTTCAAACTTGCTCATCTCGCAGAAGAAGCCGGCATCCCGAAAGGCGTCATCAATGTCGTGAGCGGTGACTCCAAGACGATCGGGGAAGCATGGACAGATGACACCCGTGTCCGCAAGCTCACTTTCACTGGCTCAACACCTGTCGGTAAGATCCTCATGAAGAACTCTGCTGATACAATGAAGAAAATCTCCCTTGAGCTCGGCGGTCATGCTCCATCCATTGTGACTCAGGATGCAGACCTCGATAAGGCCGTCAAAGGCGTGGTAGCTTCCAAATACCGCAATGCTGGTCAAACGTGCGTGTGTACCAACCGCATATACGTGCATGAATCCATCGTCGATGAATTTACCGAAAAGTATGTGGCGGAGGTCAAAAAACTGAAGGTCGGGAACGGACTAGACGAAGGTGTTGACATCGGCCCCCTCATTGACGACAGAGCAGTGGATAAAGTGAAGAAGCATATTGAAGATGCTGTGGGTAAAGGCGCTGAAATCGCGACGGGCGGCAGCGTGAAAGAAGGGCTGTTCTTTGAGCCCACAGTCCTTACCGGCGTGACCGATGATATGCTCTGCATGACCGAGGAAACATTCGGCCCCCTTGCCCCGATCACCACATTCAAAACGGAAGAAGAAGCCGTCGACCGTGCCAATGATTCGATCTATGGGCTGGCTGCCTATGTATTCACGGAAAACATCTCACGCGGGATTGCCATATGCGAACAATTGGAGTACGGGATTGTCGGGTTGAATGATGGTGGCCCATCCGCTCCTCAGGCACCATTCGGAGGATTCAAACAGAGCGGCCTTGGACGCGAAGGTGGCCATCAAGGAATGGACGAATACCTGGAAGTGAAATATATTTCTGTTGGACTATGA
- a CDS encoding sensor histidine kinase, protein MTLLLLDFLFIITGLLFFALYYDMKKKFPSRVCALMVAIPVILLCMLFSYEITEGVYADLRRIPFFLASLYFGPLVSIILVAVIVLFRFLFIGPDLIHLVIFNYLLAFLVIAMISKRFAQYSLKWKLVIMIILCTYMSLFNLSFGEMYDPKTKFAEYMLLLIVPLAASIIAILCAEMIRNLIMLKRKEQQLDKLNMVGQLAASISHEVRNPLTSSKGFLQLIREEKDIELQRQFIELSLVGIEQATGVIEDYLTFTDSMPDEPVAIDVRLAIMEVAKDLEAFSLEQKVKVNLVLEEGVLVRGQPRSFSQCMMNMMRNSIDSMPAGGTLTVKVEKKEKVIISICDTGVGMTKDQIRRFGEPFFTIKDESTGLGVMAAHIIVHAMQGNITVKSEPNKGTTIYIELNHGIA, encoded by the coding sequence TTGACGTTACTTTTACTGGATTTTCTATTCATCATTACCGGATTGCTCTTCTTTGCGTTGTATTATGATATGAAGAAGAAATTCCCTTCCAGGGTCTGTGCCCTTATGGTGGCGATACCTGTCATTCTCTTATGCATGTTGTTCAGCTATGAGATCACAGAAGGTGTCTATGCAGATTTAAGAAGGATTCCTTTCTTTCTGGCTAGCCTTTACTTCGGTCCCCTCGTATCCATCATTTTGGTCGCGGTCATCGTCCTGTTTCGATTCCTTTTCATCGGTCCGGACCTCATCCATCTGGTGATCTTCAATTATCTACTTGCGTTCCTGGTGATTGCCATGATCAGTAAAAGATTCGCTCAGTATTCGTTGAAGTGGAAACTGGTGATCATGATTATCCTATGTACCTATATGTCGCTTTTCAATCTATCATTTGGCGAGATGTATGACCCGAAGACTAAATTCGCGGAATACATGCTTCTTCTAATCGTTCCTTTGGCCGCTTCGATCATTGCCATATTATGTGCCGAAATGATCCGGAACCTCATCATGTTGAAACGGAAGGAACAGCAATTGGATAAGCTGAATATGGTTGGGCAGCTCGCAGCAAGTATTTCCCATGAAGTCCGCAATCCACTGACTTCTTCCAAAGGATTTCTTCAATTGATCAGGGAAGAGAAGGACATAGAATTGCAGCGGCAGTTCATTGAACTGTCACTTGTTGGCATCGAACAGGCAACAGGTGTCATTGAGGATTATCTTACCTTTACGGATTCCATGCCGGATGAGCCTGTAGCGATCGACGTCAGATTAGCGATCATGGAAGTTGCAAAAGATCTCGAGGCATTTTCACTGGAGCAGAAAGTAAAGGTGAACCTGGTATTGGAGGAAGGCGTGCTGGTCAGGGGACAACCGCGCAGTTTCAGTCAATGCATGATGAATATGATGCGGAATTCAATTGATTCCATGCCTGCTGGAGGGACCCTGACGGTGAAGGTCGAAAAGAAGGAGAAAGTGATTATATCGATCTGCGACACGGGAGTGGGCATGACTAAGGATCAAATCAGGCGATTCGGGGAGCCCTTTTTTACCATCAAGGATGAGTCCACAGGGCTCGGGGTCATGGCGGCCCACATCATCGTCCATGCCATGCAAGGGAATATCACCGTTAAAAGCGAACCGAACAAAGGAACGACCATTTATATCGAATTGAATCATGGAATTGCATGA
- a CDS encoding AraC family transcriptional regulator, translated as MEMLERLNQCIDYIEKNLDGVINPDELSAISMYSHHHFHKMFSVISGCPLGEYIRKRRLTVAAQELMVTDAKVIDVALKYGYETPESFSKAFRKLHGVPPSKIRKASVRAYPRLGFKLQIMGVIEMNYRMVEKEAFEVAGIGRRMSTQNGENLREIPKLWEQVNREGTDWEICRAAKADSIMGVCLHEDRTKDDFTYFICAENVAATAVYETHTIPAGTWAVFEVVGPMPLAIQRVWERIFTEWFPSTGFEHSGGPEFELYPMEDAGAEDFRCEVWVPVKNR; from the coding sequence ATGGAAATGCTGGAGCGATTGAATCAGTGCATCGACTATATTGAGAAGAATCTGGACGGAGTCATCAATCCAGATGAGTTATCTGCGATTTCTATGTACTCCCATCATCATTTCCATAAGATGTTTTCCGTGATCTCCGGTTGCCCACTTGGGGAGTATATACGGAAGAGGAGGCTCACTGTGGCCGCCCAGGAACTCATGGTGACAGATGCAAAAGTGATCGATGTTGCCCTGAAATATGGATATGAAACGCCGGAGTCGTTCTCGAAAGCCTTCCGGAAGCTTCATGGAGTACCACCTTCAAAAATTCGCAAAGCGTCTGTGAGGGCGTATCCGAGATTGGGTTTTAAACTTCAGATAATGGGAGTGATCGAGATGAATTATCGCATGGTCGAAAAAGAAGCGTTTGAAGTGGCCGGGATCGGAAGAAGGATGAGCACACAAAATGGAGAAAACCTGAGGGAAATCCCCAAGCTCTGGGAGCAGGTAAACAGGGAAGGGACTGACTGGGAGATTTGCAGAGCTGCCAAAGCAGATTCGATTATGGGCGTGTGCTTGCACGAAGATCGTACCAAGGATGATTTCACGTATTTCATCTGCGCTGAAAATGTGGCGGCTACGGCAGTCTATGAAACGCATACGATCCCTGCTGGCACTTGGGCGGTATTTGAGGTGGTGGGTCCGATGCCTCTCGCCATACAGCGCGTATGGGAGAGGATCTTCACAGAGTGGTTCCCGTCCACGGGGTTTGAGCACAGCGGTGGTCCTGAGTTCGAACTTTACCCGATGGAAGATGCCGGGGCAGAAGACTTTCGCTGTGAGGTATGGGTACCCGTTAAGAATCGTTAA
- a CDS encoding NAD(P)H-dependent oxidoreductase, whose translation MQNKEQRKHEILAAHLDRHATKEFDPEKKVSDDDFRFIMEVGRLSPSSFGFEPWRFLVIQSEELRQKIKDAAWGAYGKLPDASHFVILLARTKKDTRYDADYLQQHFKEVKHMPDEHLQKYLSRIEEFQKEDFNLLDGDRPLYDWAGKQTYLALGNMMTAAAEIGVDSCPIEGFHIEKMNKLLEEEGLLEDGSFSISVMVAFGFRVKDPAEKTRRPFEDIVKFV comes from the coding sequence GTGCAAAACAAAGAACAACGCAAACATGAAATACTCGCTGCCCATCTGGACAGACATGCGACGAAAGAATTCGATCCTGAGAAGAAAGTTTCCGATGACGATTTCCGATTCATCATGGAAGTCGGTAGGCTTTCTCCCTCTTCATTCGGTTTTGAGCCATGGCGCTTCCTCGTGATCCAAAGCGAAGAGCTCCGTCAAAAGATCAAGGATGCAGCATGGGGAGCATACGGAAAACTTCCTGATGCGAGCCACTTCGTGATCCTGCTCGCCCGGACAAAAAAAGATACCCGCTACGATGCTGACTATCTCCAGCAGCACTTCAAAGAAGTGAAGCATATGCCAGATGAGCACCTTCAAAAGTATCTGAGCCGGATCGAAGAGTTCCAGAAAGAAGACTTCAACCTTCTTGATGGTGATCGCCCGCTTTACGACTGGGCAGGCAAACAAACCTATCTTGCACTTGGCAATATGATGACGGCTGCAGCCGAAATCGGAGTGGATTCTTGTCCGATTGAAGGCTTCCACATCGAAAAGATGAACAAGCTCCTTGAAGAAGAGGGACTTCTGGAAGATGGCAGCTTCAGCATCTCCGTCATGGTGGCATTCGGATTCCGCGTGAAGGATCCGGCAGAAAAAACCCGCCGTCCGTTTGAAGATATCGTCAAATTTGTATAA
- a CDS encoding DUF3951 domain-containing protein gives MMELLVFALLPLSVTALLIVAGFRFFKRKQAPPLFYTPFDEITGQSGVEFHEEQDIPAEDEESGEEPERTHL, from the coding sequence ATGATGGAGCTGCTGGTATTCGCCCTGCTCCCCCTCTCTGTGACAGCACTCCTCATCGTCGCAGGTTTCAGATTTTTCAAGAGAAAACAAGCTCCTCCCCTCTTCTATACACCCTTTGACGAGATCACAGGGCAGTCTGGAGTGGAATTCCACGAAGAACAGGACATTCCGGCAGAAGATGAAGAGAGTGGAGAGGAGCCCGAAAGGACACACCTATGA